TAATCGATAACACTATAGGTAAATATTCTTTTGGTATTGAATTGATTAATTTTAATTCAGGGAAAGAATTTATTGATTTTTCAGATAAATCTATTATTTTCTTTACATCAGAAATTAAGCTACTTGTATGTTTTTCTATTATTAGATTTATTCTATCCTCAAGTATTTTTCCATCTTTTCCAAACTTACTCTGGATAAAATTGTTTATTTCTTCTTTATTTTTTGCCGCTGAAATTCCTAATAATATCTCTTCTCTCAATTCATGAATTTCATTCTTAATATTAATATAACTTTTGTTTATTTCATCTTCCAAGTTTTGAATATAAGATTCTTGTTCCTTTATTTGATTATCAATTTCATCAACTGATCTCTTTAAATTATCTTTTAATTTATTTAAATCAGAAATAATCTGATTATATGAATCTTTTATAACACTTATACCAGCTTTCACTATAAGCTCATTTTTATACTTCTCAATAAAATCAGAAATCAAAAACTCTAAATTTTCAATTCTAGATAGCTTTTTATAATTTTCATTGTTTTTCCAATAACTTAAACCTTTACCATATGGATCTGCAGAAACACACACTATTTTAAGTTCTCCTTCAAATCCTGTTATTTTACGAACAATATCAGAAACTACTTCCTTTTTTATTCTAGCTGCTTTTTCAAAATCCTCATCATCCTCTAAATCTGCTACTTCATCCATTTTATTTATTACAAATATAGTCGAATCAATTTTATTCAAATCTGAAAGCAACCATTTCAATGTAGGAAAATGTGATTTCTTCAACGGGTTAACTGGATCAACCACATATATGATGACATTTGCTTCAGAAATGTACTTTTTAGTTAGTTCATCATGAAACAAATTTTCTGAAAAAAGGCCTGGTGTATCAATTAAAAAATAATCCTTATATTTATATGTTTGAATTCTATCTGTAGTAGGTGCTGGTGATATTTCAATACTCAATTCATCAATTAACACTGATAGTATTGTTGATTTTCCATCTGAAAAAGCTCCAAAAAAAGCAATCGAAAATTTATCATTTTCAATATTATTAATTGCTTTTTTTATTTTTTCTTTTAAACTCTTATATTTCTCATTAGAAAAAAATTCAGCTTCTAAAACATCTACTTTTTTTAATAAACTCTTTAACTTTAAAATTATATTTTCCTTTTCATGAGAAATATTTAGATTCATATAATTCCCCCTTTTCTTAAAACTATATCTAAAATTAATTTGTTGGCTTTTTGAATTTTCTAATTCTTATTCCATCTTTATTATTTAAAAATAATAAGTTCAACGCTCTATAATCAAATTCATCTGTTACATATATAACTTTTTCAACTTTCTTACTAACTACACTACTCAACCATTCATCTTTTGAAGTGTAAAAGTAAATCTTATCTAACCTAAACATATTTTCTATATAATTATTCACATCAGAATTAACTTTAAACCCCACAAAAATTGCTTTCGATAATTCCAAATCAATATAAGCAAACTCAACTTTTTCACCCAGAATATTTTTGACTAATAATAAACTCAATTCACCTTCAATCTTTTTAATGTAAGAAATCAACTTGTCAATATTTTTACCTAAAATTTTTATTCCATTTACAGCGAGCCTTATATTTTTTATATTTTCTTCTACGTCCTTTTCTATTCTTGAAAATATTTCATTAACTTTCTTTTCCATCTCACTTTTTATTTTAGATATCTTTAAATCAACTTCTTTAACAGCATTATTTTTATATTCTATTCTATCTTTCTCCGAAGATATAACTTTAAAATAAAATAATTCATAAGCCCCCAAACCCAAAGCATATAAAGGGTTAATATTAAAAAATACTAAGCCAATTCCAAGATTTAAAAAAAATTTCAAAAAGCTAAACGGTTTATTAAATATTTCTTCAATATCAATTTCGAAATACTGTCTTAAGTTAAAATCTTTAAACAAATTCTCAAACTCATATTCAAGTAAAAATTTATCCAACAGTTCTTGAAATTTTTGTTCTACCTTTTCCTTCATTGTATTTAAATTGTCTTTGATCATTTGATTAATATCTTGCTCTTCTTCTTTTAATATTTTTTCAATTTCTTTTTTTATCATTTCTAGACTATGAGATTCATCTATACTTTCCATCAAAAACTTTTCTAATTTATTTTTTAAAGATGCTATTTTAACCTGCAGTTCATTAGATGTTCTAACTTTATACTTTTTAACTAATTTATTTACTTCACTAATATAGTCTTCTATTAATTTTGAAAATTCTCGCAATTTTAAATCAAATGATTTTTTCTGTTTTACAACACTTGATAAAATTTCTTTTACATTAAAGAGTATTTTATAAGTATTTGAAATTACTATCTCATTAAAAATTTCCTTTCTTAAACCAGCAATTATTTTTTCTATCTCTTTAATATTTGAAAAATATTCAATATTTGATTTACTACCAAATATTTCCAACGCTTTTTCTTTATCTTTGGCAAATCTATCATTTAATGAATCATTTTTTAATAAAGCAAGATGAGCATTAATTATAATATTACCAAAGTATCTTCTTCCTAAAACTTTTTTCAACTTTAATATAGTTCTTTTTTCAATAGTTTTCACATCATTATTAACTAACTCTTTTTCATACTTATACCTTGAAGGCTTTCCCCTAACATTAATAATAGAGTAAACTTTTGCGTTGTCTTTTAAAAATTTTTTTATTCTTGAAACTATATTTTCCTCCGGTTCTTTATTAGTTCCAATGACATAAAAAACAATATGTGATTTATTCAAGGCTTTTTTTATTTCATCTATTACTTTTTCTTCATCACCTTCAATTCCAGGCATATCAATTAAATTTATATCACTAAATGATTTTTCTTTAACAAATTTAGTAAAATCTTTGTATCCCTCTCCTATACTACTTCCATCACCATTAGTCAAAGCTTCAATAATTGTACTTTTCCCTGCATTCGTTTCACCAAAAAAGGAAATATTTAAATTATTCCACTCCAATTCATTTTTTAAAAATTCAATCTCCTTTTCAATACGTAAATTACCTTCTAAAACTTTATTTTTTACCTCCTCGACAATTTTCTCAAATTCTTCATTTGCTATTATTCCGTGAACTGAGAAATTTTTAATATTATTTACCAAAAATAAATTCAAATCTTCTACTAATTTAGAAATATTATGCTTGTAATCTACTATCTTTTCCTTCATCTAAACCCTCCCAATTATAATAATGTTTAACTTTTCACTAGTTTAAAAAAATATATTTTAGTAAAAAATTTTTTTACTGATAAAAAACCTCTCTTCTGTTTTCCACCTAAACATACTATCAGTATTTAATCTAAGTGGATATATTAATTCTTCCCTTCCACTTTTTATTATAACATATTTTTTATTAGATGAACTTATTGTTAAATATACACTTTTCCTTTCCATCAATAACTTTTCTAAAAACCTTATTTGAATTAAAAAAATAGATTACAAAACTATCCTCCTCTTCATCAATTTTATTTTTAACTTCATAGAACAACTTTTTAATATTTGATTGAGATAAACATCCTTCAAAAGTTGAATTTTGCTGCCAAACAAGGTATTTTTTTAAAATTTTATGTATTTTGTTCACTCTTTTTTCATTTACATCATAAACAACCAAAAGATACTTCAAATAAATCCCCCCATCACAAATCCCTTAAATTTTTCAACTCCTTTTAAATGTCTAATCAATTTATAACATTCATGCCTTATTACTGTTTTAAAAGTTACACTTTGATTTTCATAAATTGTAACTTTCTTATTTAATCTCTC
This portion of the Thermosipho japonicus genome encodes:
- a CDS encoding LeoA/HP0731 family dynamin-like GTPase, which codes for MNLNISHEKENIILKLKSLLKKVDVLEAEFFSNEKYKSLKEKIKKAINNIENDKFSIAFFGAFSDGKSTILSVLIDELSIEISPAPTTDRIQTYKYKDYFLIDTPGLFSENLFHDELTKKYISEANVIIYVVDPVNPLKKSHFPTLKWLLSDLNKIDSTIFVINKMDEVADLEDDEDFEKAARIKKEVVSDIVRKITGFEGELKIVCVSADPYGKGLSYWKNNENYKKLSRIENLEFLISDFIEKYKNELIVKAGISVIKDSYNQIISDLNKLKDNLKRSVDEIDNQIKEQESYIQNLEDEINKSYINIKNEIHELREEILLGISAAKNKEEINNFIQSKFGKDGKILEDRINLIIEKHTSSLISDVKKIIDLSEKSINSFPELKLINSIPKEYLPIVLSIIKISNRNLGNIILKIRNFLKIPFKFKPWGAIKLAKFMKGSIFLLGFFADAVEYFNLKKLESYKEEIKNEIEKIFENLMKELTRENYIKNYFPIVNDIRNMVILLEDKRNIIVKKINKIVEISSDLIIFQ
- a CDS encoding GTPase domain-containing protein, giving the protein MKEKIVDYKHNISKLVEDLNLFLVNNIKNFSVHGIIANEEFEKIVEEVKNKVLEGNLRIEKEIEFLKNELEWNNLNISFFGETNAGKSTIIEALTNGDGSSIGEGYKDFTKFVKEKSFSDINLIDMPGIEGDEEKVIDEIKKALNKSHIVFYVIGTNKEPEENIVSRIKKFLKDNAKVYSIINVRGKPSRYKYEKELVNNDVKTIEKRTILKLKKVLGRRYFGNIIINAHLALLKNDSLNDRFAKDKEKALEIFGSKSNIEYFSNIKEIEKIIAGLRKEIFNEIVISNTYKILFNVKEILSSVVKQKKSFDLKLREFSKLIEDYISEVNKLVKKYKVRTSNELQVKIASLKNKLEKFLMESIDESHSLEMIKKEIEKILKEEEQDINQMIKDNLNTMKEKVEQKFQELLDKFLLEYEFENLFKDFNLRQYFEIDIEEIFNKPFSFLKFFLNLGIGLVFFNINPLYALGLGAYELFYFKVISSEKDRIEYKNNAVKEVDLKISKIKSEMEKKVNEIFSRIEKDVEENIKNIRLAVNGIKILGKNIDKLISYIKKIEGELSLLLVKNILGEKVEFAYIDLELSKAIFVGFKVNSDVNNYIENMFRLDKIYFYTSKDEWLSSVVSKKVEKVIYVTDEFDYRALNLLFLNNKDGIRIRKFKKPTN
- the cas2 gene encoding CRISPR-associated endonuclease Cas2 translates to MKYLLVVYDVNEKRVNKIHKILKKYLVWQQNSTFEGCLSQSNIKKLFYEVKNKIDEEEDSFVIYFFNSNKVFRKVIDGKEKCIFNNKFI